A window of Planctomycetia bacterium genomic DNA:
CTCATGGCCCATCGCATAAAGCACGTCGAGCCCCTTGCGGCCTCCGTCGTAGCAAGCCACCAGCGCGCGAAAAGCCCGCTCCCGCGCGTCCGCCTTCGCGTTCCCCCCGGACAAAGATATGTTCAGTCGCTGACTCATGGCGCGATCGGCGAAAACTGATCGCCCTCTTTGACGTGTCGCCCATTCACGAAGTCCTGCCAGCTCATCAGCCGCCCGCCCGACGGCTTGATCTCGCTGATCTCCAAATCCCCATCAGCCGCCTGTACGCGCATCATGTCATTGATCCGCCCGCACTCTTCCGGCGAGGCGGCTGCCCGGGTGCGGATCATGTACGCCCGCGCCCGCGCGATTGTCACCTGCTCATCGCGCTTACCATCCGCCGACCGGTATCGGCACATCGCCCCGGGCCACGACCACAATCCGCAAATCTGGTTCGCCAGACGCCCGGCCGGCAGATCGAACCGAATCGCCCCCTCCGCCTTTGTCAGCTTGGCGGCATAAGTCACCTTCGCCGCGTCCTGCGCCTCGCCGGGCATCGCCGGATTTCTCTCCAGTTCGGCTAGTGCCGCACGAACGGCATCACAGCCGATCCGCGAGAGCCGCTCGTGCAGCTCATCCGCCGTCTCGTCCGGACCGATCGCCGTGCGCCGCTGCACCAGAATCGGCCCCGCATCCATGCGCTCCACCAGCCGAAAGATCGTCACCCCCGTCTCGTCCAGACCGTTCATCACCGCCCGCTGAATCGGCGCCGCCCCGCGCAGCGCCGGCAGAAGCGATGCGTGCAGATTGATAATCCCGACTGGAAAACTGTCGAGCAATTCCGCCCCGATCTTCTGCCCAAACGCCGCCACATAGGCCAGGTCCGCCCCCAGCGATTTGAGCTGCGCCACCGACTCCGGCGCGTTCACGTCCACCGGCGTCACCACCGGCAACCCCAGTCGCAGCGCCTCCTCCTTCAGCGGCGTCGGCGAAAAATCTCTCCCGCGGCCGCGCGGCTTGTCCGGCTGGCTCACCACCATGACGATCTCGTGCCCCTCATGCGAAATCGAGCGCAGCGTCGGAATTGCGAATTCGCCGGAGCCAAGAAACAGAATGCGCATCAGGGCTCCCTCCCTACACCGATGATCGCCGGCGGATTTGTCACG
This region includes:
- a CDS encoding methionyl-tRNA formyltransferase, coding for MRILFLGSGEFAIPTLRSISHEGHEIVMVVSQPDKPRGRGRDFSPTPLKEEALRLGLPVVTPVDVNAPESVAQLKSLGADLAYVAAFGQKIGAELLDSFPVGIINLHASLLPALRGAAPIQRAVMNGLDETGVTIFRLVERMDAGPILVQRRTAIGPDETADELHERLSRIGCDAVRAALAELERNPAMPGEAQDAAKVTYAAKLTKAEGAIRFDLPAGRLANQICGLWSWPGAMCRYRSADGKRDEQVTIARARAYMIRTRAAASPEECGRINDMMRVQAADGDLEISEIKPSGGRLMSWQDFVNGRHVKEGDQFSPIAP